The Capsicum annuum cultivar UCD-10X-F1 chromosome 1, UCD10Xv1.1, whole genome shotgun sequence sequence ACATCTAGTTCTTGCATTTACCCAGGGGTTTGAGTTTTGTCTGCAATGATCATATTCCAATAGAGGATGCATTTTGAACCATATGGTATGGTCCAGCATGTCCGGAGATCAGCATAATCCCCTAAAGTACTTTAAGATCTTGGACTTTGTATAATGGTTGTGATTGATGAGGCTGACAGCTACACCATGTTCCATTCTCTTTTTCTGTCCTGAGgtcataaaatatatgttaattcTACATCTGAGTTTGCAAATCTGTTGGCAGTgttaagtttttggtgatgtttgcCGTACATCATAAGTTGGTCATGCTGTATGCTTAATTCTTTTGCAATTTCAGACTGTTCTTTTTAGTTGTTGCGGGAGGGAGTTAAGTTTTATCTGATCTTATTTTCAAAAGTTCTGCTTACCTAGCTGTATTGATGTCCTACGCTAAAAGTGAAAATTTCTATTCTTCAGATTGAAGAGACAATCATGCCTGAAGATCTTAGATATAAGAAGGTATTTCCTTTTCTTTGACCCTGTATTTGTGATATGTCGTTATTTTGGCTGTTAGTTACTGAGGGCACCCAATGGGGGTTGGGTGTTTAATGTTGCACAGTGCCTTAATGCATATAGTCCATGCTTTTGGTCTTCTGGTACATACTGAACTGAACTGCCTTTGGTTTCGCTTAACTCACCTAAATTGTTACTTGCAGGTTTGGATTCTTTGCAACGACTGTAATGACACAACTGAAGTATTCTTCCACATTATCGGGCAGAAGTGCACACACTGTCAATCATACAACACCCGCATGATTGCACCTCCAGTTCTTCCCCAGTAACAACTTCTACTCTAGAAAAAAAAACTGATTGTTTGTGATGCTGAAACCTGGTGCGGTGGACGTGAAACAGAAGAAATTTATGGTGTTATCTTCATTATTACTACTGTTAATTCTTTGTGGCATTTCTGCATTGTTCATGGCCATTGCAAAACAACTCATCTCTTTTTGCAACGTGGAAGCATTTGTGACATGATTTTTTTTCTCCAAAGATGCGAGTAGAACTCAATTGAATTGATTCAGGACTACGTATACTATGTATGTAAACATATTGTCATAACATTCCAAGGGACCACTTTCGagcttaaaaaatgaaaaaggaacacATTTATTACTTGCAGTTAATATTTGTGGATTTGATTGCATCTGCTTACAGGTTTAGGTTTGTAGCCTGATGTCTTATTATTCACAATCTAAGTAGTCGTTCATGAGATGAAATCTGCATTTGGATATATGATTTCATCAAGAGATAAAAccccaaattttaaaaaatcatgactgaaatttcaaatcatgatttcagcttttttaaatataaaatttgattcataaatttatatttttatataaaaaaattcatcattttaaattttattaaaaagacTCTTGTGCGGCATAAAGAAATTGTGCGTACCCtatgaaataattataattaaagaataattagTTACTATTATAGTTGACTAGTATATAAAATTATGAGTACTTGAAAGTTTGTagttgtaaatatttatttataaaaagaacGTTGAAGATATGCAATTTATCAATATAATGTTTTATCAAATTACTTTCTCCTTTTTGTATTAGTTGACCCCTATGGATttgacacacccattaagaaatcaataaataaaaatgcatTTTACATATTTACccttatattttttaaagtgCAATAATCAATGGAATGATTAAATATTGAAATTTGGTACATATTACTTCATTTCATGCATTAAATCTAGAATATTGagtatttataattaaaattaataataattatttaattttaattttgagaattgagatcatTTATGcaccatttaataatttttaaaattgtggatgtatttaatatttttatcaaggGTAAATggaaaatatatgtataaaatattcttgattttagaaattggacaattaaattgagaaaaaaatatttttagaaaaaaaaccaACTAATACGATATGCAGGGTGTATTACGATATCCTATTTATGAACTATAATTTGCTCATTTGAAAACATTATATACGAATTCggaaaaatttaatatttttcataatttgtaGGGTTTTCGTACTTAtgagaaaatatataatttaaaatttcaaattacaTGTCCAAATAAAAGTCAACTTCATTTTAGATAAGTTAATATCATGATTTCGTATCTCGTGGTCAAGCAGGCccttaaatcaattaaaatttgtTGAAGATGTGAACAGTATATTAGAAGGAAACAATAATCTAAGTAGTGTGTGACCTCAAATTTAATAAATCGAAGGACGGTCAGTTACCATCGAGGGATGTCCGCTGATTTATTTAATTCCGTgaggtcattttttttattttacacccgaccaaaacaaaaataaatcgGAGAACAGTGTtggtttttttgtttattttttttgaaaaaaatcattttcaaaactcaaaaactaaaaagaatacCAAAAAATGACATTTTCTGTCGATTTGTTCTTAATATTCATGAAAAGCAAATTGACAgacaaatttgatttttttgcATTTGGTATTTTTCCAGAAAACCAACGGACTAAAAGCAAATTGACAgacaaatttgatttttttgcATTTGGTATTTTTCCAGAAAACCAACGGACTAACCGACCTTTTCCGTTAGTTTTCTATAGAAAAATCAAATATAGAAACCAATAATTTCTGCATCTCATCTATCAATAGAAAgcaatttcatatatatatacacacactagtCCCGGGTGGCTCGTGCTAAGTCCGGGCCCAACCTCAAGATATAAATATAgtatgtaaattattaaataagtataatttgtttcatattttcaacaattttattcagattaaTCATATCTAGACAGTAAAATTTCAGAAttattaaagttttatatttgacCGATACGTATAAGTCTAGATTCAAATGAATATAAAAGATTAGAtttgtaatgattttttttttatctttttgcttTTTGTGACATTAAGTTATTGAAAGAGTAGTTCGAAATTTCCTGCAAactcttaaaaattaaattattatataaacgTATTTGCatgttaaagaaaaatttatttttattttaagtcgaCATTTAATATAAAAGTTGCTTTCATGGAATGTTCTCAGAATATAACATCCAATAATTCAAATTGAACTTAATCATATATTGATTAATTTCTTCAATAGTTGCACTCTTATgtgaatcaatatatattttgagattaattttttctataaaatttataagaaattaaatacttgcaacatatatatatatttaccatgTAATAACAAAAGAGAGAGGGtcgggagggggggagggggggggggggctagAGATTGAATTTAAGTCTTGCAAAACatctttaaaattttcttatttattggaTTTTATAAAGACAATTGAAACTAAAGTAGTAATTTCCctactcttaatttttttctttaaaaaagaaaaaagaagatactTAAGCAATTGAAATACAATGAAAAATTCAAtagtaatttttcatattatgacACACCCTCAAGTGCAAAAATTCATGTGGCAAGGAGGAAATACCTCATCTTTATCAATCACATGAAATTGTTTTAGAGattaataaattatcaaaaataaataaaaaataattaaatttcaatataatttttgtttttttaaaagaacAAGTAATCTAATAGGAAACAAGAAGggatttacaaaaaaattacaatatctaattcaattatagaggtccaaataaaaataatcattaaataatGAATAAGGACAAAAATTTTAatgtgttgaaaaaaataatagatacatgTAGCAATTTCATTGCATAATTATTTTTGTGAGGACTATCAAATCTTatcttattctctcttatatataagtatatatataatatgggtTAATATATCCCTGCAACATGAAAATATTTCttatcatgtttatttttttcatgcccCTTACGAGAGTACTCTATTTGTCCCATTTTAGTTATATATTTTGAGAACTGGTTAATATAAAAAAGAACTATGTATGAGGTTGTTGTTGAAAATcattgtaaatttttattttggattaaaagttagcttgaatattttttgagttaaagtgattgttgatttaaaataaagGGAGGTTTAACTAATTATCTAACAAGTGATGAAGGGAGGTTTAATAAGTAATTTTTTGAGTTaaagtgattgttgatttaaaataatcATCTAACAAGTGGCAAGAAAAAGTCAATTATAAAAAGCCAAGTAGGAtagttttaacaaaaaaataaggaTGAAAATGGAAATATGTAATAAAAAGGCACTATTAATTACCATGTATAATAATTTTCtttcacaaatatatatatatatatatatatatatatatatatatatatatatatatatttgaaaatcaacaCTAGTATCTGCAAATCACGTTTTAATGAGCTACGACATCAATAACAtaataattatcaacaaaaagTATCAAATTCTATCGAAAAAATCCATCAAAAGGACTCACAAAGTCTACAAATGTATACAAATTATAGTAGTCGTTATTCAATAATGTACAATCCTAAAAACTAAGGGCAGCATCAAATTTCATgtataattatgtaaaatggtgGTGACTCTGTGAACTATTCCACTATCACCCCAAAAGAATCGAACTCTGTCTAACGTAAAGTTTCAAGAGTATGATTAACCTCTGGCTTTAAAATTACTTCTTGTATACTCGACATTCACAATCCTCATCAACACTAGATGAGTCTTCATCAACTAAGGTGGGAGGAGAATGGGTCAACACCAAGTATGCCATTTTCGATCAGGCTATTTCCATATGCCTTGACTTTATTGAACTATATACTCTTTATTTTTAGCAATTCGTCCTGCTTTGGGATTTACCAGGGTATGTGTAAGAGTTACAATTAATGGGATATAACAGCTATCTGAATACCATCAATCGCCTCGGTCTAATAGGAATATACAACACCCTTCTAATTCTGACTGGATGCATTGAACATAATTCATCAAGACTAGATGTAGACTCTTCTTTTGGTCTCCTCACACCACATAGTTAGTCCATATTTTAGTAGCCACATCTGGTGGAGGCTGGTTTGGCTCGCCTAGAGCTTGCTAAGACAACTTTTACTCAGCCAAGTGTCGTTGATAATTAGCTTGTATAATTAAAGTAAAACTTAGTATATAGTGttatattattacattatatataatttttttcaaacataCATAGGCGTGTTGAGCCTTTTATTCAAACCATCTATTTGAATCCAAcacatttttcttcctttttatgtGGATTGCTTGAAAGATCTTATCTTGAGTTGATTCGTGCCTCAATTTTCTTACCCGCAaacaaaatttattcaaattgaatCAACAAAATGTAGTCAAATTTATATAAGCAtataaattagaaaattaataatattgctTACTGATTTCATAACTATCATCCCTTAGCTCTTTCCACCCTAAGTGTGCGACGAACCACATTTTTCAGACATCATAACTTtttgatcttgggcgtatttatacgtccaATTATGACCCATATATGTACTTGTTCTATGAACTATATCTTACAAAATGTCGTATGTTTGAGTTAAATTTGCATTTGTAagctaatggatatgattagtgttGCAGGTCTTGAACTTGATAAAAATGAACGTGATTTGAGCATAAACTTGAAACTTATGGATCATGGAAAGCATTTGGACAAACATGCTGAGCACGAAGAGAGTGGAATTGAGCTTGTGAAGCATGGGATTAAGGACAAAAAAGGAAGAGTGCACATTAAGCTGAAAAAGGAAGAAATTAACATACAAGCATACCACGGACCCTAGCTTTTGTGATAAGGGCGTGACACGTTGGTGGGATTAAATTTGATGGAAATTTTCAGTGAGCAGGCGTGATATTGGCGTGCTATGCCACTTTTCCTCTACGCTAAGGGCGTGGCACGAGGTTTGTGTCAAAGCGGAATGGTAATTCCAGTATACTTTCGTGATACTGGCATGCCCCGCTACTTATCTTCCGCAATAAGGGCGTGGCACGTTGATATATTAAAAAGGTGGGATGAATACCAACTATAAAATGAACACTTGTAATATTATGGGTTATCTTTGGCATACGTCTAGGCAAGGAAATACTACGAGGGCTTTGTTCTAGGGTTATTTCATcattcaactcttttactttgaATTTGGTATGAATATTTCTATTTCGTGGATATTGATcatgaacatgagtggctaaattccctTGTTCTGGGGTTAAGCCCGAACATGATTGTACTTCATTATTCTTAGAGTTGGTTAAATGTTGGTTTACCgtatgggttgttcttaatcccttatttttactattttgatgattgaccACCATTGATATACATATGTAATCCCTATTGTGAACCTGGAAGGGGAATCATGAGGATAGACCAAAGGATTTAAGGAACAAGTTCTTATCTTTTGAATAATATAAGATTTGAATTCGCGTCTAATATAGGAATATACTTAGAACTCCTTGGTTGGTTCAAGTATAGAAATATAACGTAAAGCGTCTAAAATAGAGTATttcatccccgctcaatgatgtaattGTAATACCATTTTAGACATATAATTATAGGTTCGAAAGATCATAATCAATAACCCTGTAATCAGCCTGACCAACAATAAGGATAACTATTACATGATTGCTGATAGTGCCTTAGCCCTAGAATTTCTTCTCGTATTGATTACATCTTTGCCTACGTAGCTATtgtcttattttattattctcttaCTAGTTGTAGTTATTAAACTTTCATAAACATCTTTGATAATCTACAACACTTGTTGTCGGAACCAAGATCAAGTAAATTGCTAAACAAGAAGTCCCTGTGGGTTCGATATTCGATTCTTTTGAGTTACTATATTACTTGTTCGATTCcgtacacttgcgtgtacgtTAGAccgcaataagtttttggtgtCATTCCCGGTGACTTAAGTAATTAgtacttttttggatttttgctTTTGATGATAAAATTCAAGTGTTGACAACTTGATCTTAACAAATTTTGCAAGTGTAATTAACACGTCAGATTGGCAAGGGAAAGAGAATTGGTTGAGCCGTATTTAGAGCCTCAGCGAGTATTTCATCAGCGAAGGAGGAAAGATACAATAAAGTATTTAATTCAACAATTAATTATAGCAGATCTGATAGATATTATTCCTGCTAATGCATTGGTGGATAGGCTCATTCGTGATGTGGCAATCCCACTCGCGAATAATGTTACTAGTAGCATCAGTAAACCAGCTGCGGGTGGTCGGTTTGAGCGGAAACAAAATATGGTGCAACTCTTGCACACGAGTGAACAATTTACTAGTTTATCTCATGAGGACACACAATAACATTTATAGAATTTTCTTGAGATCAGTGATACGTACATTCCCACTAGAGTATCTACCGACTGTGTTTGACCGACTCTCTTCTACTTTTCTCTATTGGGGGAAGAAAAGAGGTGGCTGAAGATGGATATACCAAACTCCATCACTTCTTGGAATGACTTGGATCATAAATTTCTCATTCGGTTTCAGGCAGAACAATAGAGAGAACCTGTATTACGCATAGGAAAAATTTAAGTCTATGCTCCATGATTGTCCTCATAATCATCATACCAATGACGTATTGGTGCAAACTTTTAATGAGGGTTTCAAGCCAAATACTAAGATTCTTTGATATTCAGCTGCAGGTGGACAAACATTGGAAACAACTTATGATGAACTGTACAGGCTGCTGAATTAGATTTCATTGGGGAACCCCAAGTGAAATGCAGATATATCAAAGAGCACTCCAAAGAAAGTTGCAGGAGTGCTAGAAGTGGATCAGTTGATGGCTATAGCAATGCAGATTGATTCATTACAGAATCAGATAACTACCCAGTTCAGTAATTTAAATTTAGGGCACACACCAACAATAATAAATGCAGTACACCAAACTTAGACTTGGTGTGAGATATGCGGTAGCAGTGACTATGTAGTAGATGCTTGTGCTGCAAGTCCAAAATATGTTAATTATGTGGGTAATGCACAACGTCAGGGAAATCAAAATTTTAGCAATACCTACAATGCCAACTGGCGGAATCACATAAAATTCGCATGGGTGGAAGTCAGTGCCAAACTGCAAATTAGTATAAAGGGCTAGGAAATCAGAATCAGCAATAACAAGCTCAGCGTAATCAGGCCAATACTCAATCAACAAACATTGAAGAGATGCTGAAGTACATTATGACTACTCAGGCACAGATGACAACCAATATAAAAAATCAGTAGTTAGCAACTAAGACACTAGAGGTTCAAATGGGTCAACTTGCAGGAGCACAGAATACTACACCTCAGGGAGGTTTACTGAGTGATATTGATACAAATACCAAGCAAGTGAAAACAACATCGACTCGTAGTGGGTTGCAATTAAAGAAGTTAGAATCGAGGAAGGTGACTCACAAAACTACTACGAAGGATGAAGTGAAGGCCGAGAATTAAAAGGTGAGAGCATTGAAACCAAGATGGAAAGTGTAAAGCCACCTCTACTATTCCCATAAGGCTAAGAAAGTAGAAGGAGGAAGCTtgctataaaaaatttattgctTTGCTAAAATAGGTTCACATTAACCTTTCGCTTATTGATGTGTTGCAGGGTGTTCTAAAATACACTAAGTACATCAAATATATTATGGAAAATAAGAACCAGATAATCGTGTATGCCACAGttgcacttactgaggagtgcacaTTAAGTATTTAGAACTGGTTGCCCACAAAGCTTAAAGATCCAAGCAGTTTCACTATTCAGATCACTATTGGGAAATTTATCTGTGCTAGAGGTTTATGTGATCTTGGGGTAAGTATAAACCTCATGCCTACATTGTTGTTCAAGAAGATGGGGATAGGCAACCCATGACCTACCATAATGATTTTACAATTAACGACCCGTTTACTTGCCAGACCAGATGGGATAGTTGAAGATGTGCTAGTTCAAGTAGGCTCTCTCATATTTTTGATAGActccattattttggattttgatgCTGATACGAAAGtcccatttattttgggacgTCCTTTCTTAGCTACAGGTTGAGCTTTGATTGACGTGGCTGCAGGGCATTTGGCAATGAGAGCTCATAATAAGGTCGAGGTCTTTAATGAGTACAGGGCGATGAGTTACTAGTGATATATGAGGAATTATCCGCTATCACTGTTCTAAACAGTGAAGCTCTTTCCCTTATTATGTCCGAGGACCCATTAGAGAGAGCATTGATGGGATGTAATACTTTTGTAATGCTGAAGCTTATGAAATGGTTGAACTTTTGATTACTACAGGTGTCTTTATGCGTAAGGGTGAATTTGAGCCTTTGAATAGGCCCCTTGGTCCATCTCCCAGACCTTCTATCGAGGATGTCCCTAAATTGGAGCTTCAGGCTCTACCGTTCCATCTCAAATATTTCTTTGGTGATGATGACACTTTATCGATGATTCTCTCTGTAGGTTTGTCTGATGTACAGGTAAAAGAGGAATTAGAAGtgcttaaaaaatgaaaaaaacaatcTGATAGCAAATGTCAAACATCCAAGGAATTAATCCTGCTTTCTACATGCAGAAAATATTTATGAAAGAAGATTATAAGCCGAGTGTCCAATAAGTTTTTGGTGCCGTTATCGGGTATTGCAGGAATGAGGTACATCATGGCATGGGAAACAAATTAAAGTGAGTAAAATGTGTTTAAGGAGGCTACCAGGTATGAAAATACTATTTGATGCAATGAAAAGTAAAGGCGAGAAAACGGggaaccaaaatttccccaaGTTGGTAAAACAGTAGGCATCCGTTCCACTAACCTTATCCTTCGCGATAAGATCGTGGCATGCCAAGAGAAAAATTTCACGGAGGCTATTCTAGTAAGCCTCCACTATTTTGACGTGCCACGCCACTTATCTTCCACGATAAGGGCGTGGCATGGAGGGTGtcaatttttgggttatttaattATATAGTCGGGTTTAATGCGACTTACCTCTCCTGACCCAAACTCTACTTTTTAAATTACCTTAACaacctgtttggatggtggtttgccatggtttcataatgtatggtatggTGAAGTATGGTATTGTATAGTATGGTATGGTACAATACTATGTTTGGATAGACTGTATCATTCACTGCGGTTTAATAATAGGTTTTTTGTTTAGTTTGATGGTATGGTACGGTATGGTAAcaggtaaatttactaaaatgcctCTAATTGTAATACATTTGAGATATCAACTCTTTTATCTATATCAGTGCTAGCATAACCAGTTGTCCTTTCTTTGTTGATGCTTCTTATAGCTACCCGATGATCCTTTTAAGACACTAAATTCACAAGGGTATTTGCTAAACAAAGGTTTGACGAATGCAAACTAATACAATCGGGAAGTACTTCCCAATCGATAAAACAATTGGTATACATGTATGTATCTTAGAGTTCAAAAATCACTTCCCATGTATAGGTTTTTTGTGCATTCACTTTGTTTCCCcccatttcaattttcaattttttttgatcgaattgagtttttattgacattaaaaactactactactaaatAACTGagatcatttttctcactctttaaatttttatattgctAACAGGAAGTATTGCAATCTTCGATTTTGTTAACATATGCATagtcttagcatgtattttgttgataaggataaaataggattaaaaaaaattatataagagtatagttggaaaagaaaaatgaaacctatgacaTAGCACCAATTTGATGATTTAATAAATTACTTTATTCCATAATTATTAAACCcaccatttttaaaaaatcatgaaaacaaaCATGTTCATGGTAATCATTCCAGAAATCACCATCCAAACAGGCTGTAAATCCCCAATTACTCTCTATTTCATAACTCTAGCATGCCACACTCCCAAAATATCTTCAATTCAAAGTGTGTCACGTCGCGAATCTGCCCCAAAATCTTCTACTTGTCTCCTCCATGAACTCAAACAAGGTAAGTTCTCaagcttttatttctctttttgcTCAAATGTAGTAGTTGAAAACTCACCATGTTTGAATGGTTTGATGTTGTGTGTTGAAGTTCCTGTGAGTTAAGTTATCGGTTTAATTTTTTGAATCACCAAGTAAAATTTATGGTGCTAGTGAAAAGGGTATGTTCGTATTTAGCCCAGAACTGTGTTATAGAGCatgttttgatgattttgtgtTTGTATCCTGATTTTGGTGTCTCTTGTGGACATCCATATGTAAGTGTGATAGAAaaacatgttagcatgtgtgcGCTACGCTATGCTTGTTGGTGTTTTTCCTataatattctatttttgtaCATAGTAGTGCCTCATGTTTTTCTTGTGTGGAACTGTGACAACATATGTCTTGTTTTGACTTTGTAATATATAATAGGTATTGTTATTTGAGAGTATTTCTTAATTGTACCCTCTGAATATAGCTCTAAGGAGAGCAATATTTGGGGTGTACTGTGGTTGTGTAACTACTATGAGGTGATAAGTGAGGTGCGCTTGAAGTCTGAGTAAAGAGGTGTAACCTCATATTAAGATTTTGTGTCTGATAACTAGACTCCCAAACTGATTAACTTTTTGTGTAGGTGTTTTGACCATGCGGGTATAATGTGAATtagaggaagtctgagtaccctacTTTTGAATTTCACGCCCCTATGTTGGCAACTAAGTATGGGGTCGCCCCTAAATCCACCTATACTTGGTGTTTTCTAGCCTAAATAGGTACCATTTTGTGGTTGCATATTGTGGCTACAGGTATTATGGCAAGCAAAGCACAAAATGGGAAATATGTTGCTGCACCTTCAGAATCATCTAAGAAGAGAGTTTGTCAAACAACCCATGTATCTAGATCCCCACCTGTCCCAAGAGGTCAGACCCGCAGGTATGGATCTAGGTGGGTTGAAGAAGCAGGAAAGAAATGGTACAGCAAGCATACTGAGTCCAAATATGCCCCGGACAAGTTCATTGACCAAGAGAGTTTTCATATAGAGTTACCGAGCATAGTTCGGAGGATCGAGGAGCTGCATATGAACTTATTTTTGAGCAGCCTACTGAGTGTaacttgcaattgatcaaactaGGACCCAAGGGATCCGAATTCAGAAGTTAAAATTCATGGGCAAGTGATGACATTTGGTGCACATGACTTGAATGCTATTTTGGGCACTCCAGAGGTGGACTCACTTCAGCTCAGGCAGCTAAACATTACTCTACCCTACGCTAACATCAGACATCTATTATGTGGCAACAGATCAACGACTAGATGGATTTGTCACCTAGAAGGGGGCATCATATGACGATTCCCTATGCACAGATGAACAAGAAAGCTAGAATGT is a genomic window containing:
- the LOC124896615 gene encoding uncharacterized protein LOC124896615 is translated as MKTNMFMVIIPEITIQTGCKSPITLYFITLACHTPKISSIQSVSRRESAPKSSTCLLHELKQGIMASKAQNGKYVAAPSESSKKRVCQTTHVSRSPPVPRGQTRRYGSRWVEEAGKKWYSKHTESKYAPDKFIDQESFHIELPSIVRRIEELHMNLFLSSLLSVTCN